From Thalassovita sp.:
CGCGACGGCCTTGTTGATATGGCTGATCGCCTTGTCGGTCTGTGAATTGCGGTGATAGGCCACCGCCTGTCGCATCAGTTTGATGTCCTGGCTCGCACTGTCTTTGGCGCGGCGGAGGGTCCAGCTGGGCGCCCGCAGAAAGGCCGAAAGCTTGCCCTGCGCGCGGGCGAACCAATAGTCCGCGGTTTTGCTGTCCGCGGGCTTCTTCGTGACTGCACTGCTGAGCGCGGTCACCGCGCGCACGCGGTCCCGGCTGAGCGGGTGGGTGCGGGCATAGGGATCCTGACGATGTTCGCTCAGCAACTCCTGACCGCGAAAGAGGTTCAGCACTTCAAGGAAGGCTTTGGGGTCAATGTTTGCTGCTGCCATATACCGAATGGCGGATGCATCCGCGGCGCTTTCCTCGGCCCGTGTATGGCCCTTAAAGACACGTTCCGCTGAACTGGCGGATCCCAGCGAAATCCCGGTGGCGGCACTTGGGTCAGCCCCTGCCGCCGCGGCCGCCACCGCCAATGCCAGGCCCAACGCCGCAGCTGAGCGGGCCGCGCGGGCGTTTTGCGGCCGACGCGACAGATGGCCATTGGCGATATGGGCGGCCTCATGGGCCACAACAGCCTGCAATTCGGCTGCGGATTTCATTTTCAGGATCAGGCCGGAGTGGAGGAAAATATGGCGATTGTCGACGACAAAGGCGTTCAGCGCCGGATCCTTGATGACCAGTACCTTGATCGAACCGGCTGACAGGCCGGCCGCATCCAGCACCGGTTTGGCCAACCGCCCCAACGCATATTCAATATCGGGATCGCGTAACAGCGTTGCTGCCAGCGTTGCAATCGGCTGCAACACCAGCACAGCCGCCACCATAATAACTTTCACCAATCCGGTCATTGACGCTGCACCTGTTTCACAGTCAAAGGGCATAAAGTGACGGCAGCATGGGAGATAGCGATGCGGAACTCAAGGCGCTCTGAGGTGGATCCCTTTATTGTGATGGATGTGATGGAGGCCGCGCGCGCCGCTGAGGAGGCAGGCCGCGACATCATCCATATGGAAGTTGGTCAACCGGGCACCGCAGCGCCCGCCGCGGCCCGCGCCGCCCTGGCACAAGCGATGGAGCAGGGCAGCCTGGGCTACACGGTTGCTTTGGGTCTGCCGGAACTGCGCAAACGCATCGCGCGGATGTATGGCGAATGGTACAATGTGGATCTGGATTGGAACCGTGTGGTGATCACTCCGGGCTCCTCCGGCGCGTTTTTGCTGACCTTCACCTCACTTTTTGACACCGGCGATCGCGTCGGCATCGGCGCCCCGGGCTACCCGTCTTATCGCCAGATCCTGTCCGCCCTCGATCTGACACCGGTGGATCTGCAAAGCTCTCCTGCGAACCGGTTGCAGCCGGTGCCGGCGGATTTTGCCGATCAGAACCTCAACGGTCTGATGGTGGCCTCCCCCGCGAACCCTTCGGGCACCATGCTGGATCGCGGTGCCATGCAGGGGCTGATTGACGCCTGTCAGGCGGGTGGGGTCAGATTCATCTCGGATGAGATCTACCATGGCATTGAATATGAAGCGAAAGCGGTCACCGCACTGGAATTGACCGATGACTGCTATGTAATCAATTCCTTCTCCAAATATTTCTCGATGACCGGCTGGCGCTGCGGCTGGATGGTGGTGCCCGAAGACCATGTGCGCGTCATCGAACGTCTGGCACAGAACATGTTTATCTGTTCGCCCCATGCCAGTCAGATCGTCGCCCTGCACGCGATGGACTGCGAGGAGGAGCTGGAAGCCAACATGCAGGTCTATCGCCAGAACCGGCAATTGATGTTGGAGGGGCTGCCAAAGGCAGGCTTCACCAAAATCGCCCCGCCGGATGGCGCCTTCTTTGTTTATGCGGATGTCAGTGACCTGACCGAAGACAGCCGCGCCTTTGCCGCTGAGATCCTGGAACAGGCAGGTGTTGCCGTCACACCGGGCCTTGATTTCGATCCGGTGCGTGGGGCTGGTACGCTGCGGTTTTCCTACGCGCGTGAAACCGCGCAGATCGAGGAAGGCCTGTTGCGGCTGCAGCGTTTCATGGCGGGACGCAGCGCCTGAGGCAGCTGTTGTATTTTGAGTATTTAAGAAACAGTGAAGAGGGCTGTCAGCGGTTTGCGGCAGCCCTTCGCTTTTCTGGCTGGTTTGGCTAGGCTGGGCGGCAACAAGAACGGGGGCGAATCCGGTGAGCAGGCTGATCAAGATTTGGATGGTGGCCCTGTGGTCGATGCTGGCAGGCATGGCGCAGGCACAGGAGTTGAGCGGTCTCGCCCGGGTTGAGGTGGGGCGCTCGCAGATCACCGACACCCGTGGTGGCGGGATTGAGCTGCGGCTTGGTCTGACCCAGGGTGTGCCTTACCGGGTTTACACGCTGGAAGCGCCGGAGCGGCTGGTGCTGGACTTTCGTGAGGTCGACTGGCGTGGCGTGACGCAGGAGGCGCTGTTGAACGCCGATGCGGTTGAAGGCTTGCGCTTTGGGGGCGTGCGCCCCGGATGGTCGCGGATGGTGGTGGATCTGGCGGGACCGCTGGCCATTGAGACGGTGGAGATGGTGCTAGAGGACAGCACGGGCGCGGCAGATCTGACCGTGGCGCTGAGCGCGGTGAGCGCAGAGCGTTTTGCTGAAGTATCGGGCGCGCCCTATGATCCGCGCTGGGATCTGCCGCCTGTCAGTGGCATGGCCAAGGTGACCGCGCTGCCCGGCGAGGGCCCGTTGCGGGTGATGTTGGACCCCGGTCACGGTGGCATTGATCCAGGCGCCGAGCGGGATGGCTATAATGAGAAAGAGCTGATGCTGTCCTTTGCGCTGGAGCTTAAAGAAACGCTTTTGAGATCAGGTGGTTTTGAGGTGATGCTGACGCGGGACGAAGATCGCTTTGTCTCACTGGAACGCCGTGTTGCGCTGGCACATGAGCAGGGCGCCCATGTCTTTATCTCACTGCACGCCGATGCCTTGGCCGCCGGTCAGGCGCATGGTGCAACGGTGCATCTGCTGTCTGACAGTGCCTCGGATGCGGCTTCGGCCAAATTGGCGGAGCGCCATGACCGCGATGATATCCTGTCGGGCGTGGATCTGACCGGCCAGGACGATGTGGTGGCGGATGTTCTGCTGGATCTGGCGCGCCAGGAAACCAAGCCGCGCGCCAAACGGCTGGCTGAGGCCATGGTGGAGGGTATCCGCGCCACTGGTGCACCGATGAACAAACGACCGCTGCGCCATGCAGGGTTTTCGGTGCTGAAGGCGGCTGATATCCCTTCGGTCCTCTTGGAGGTTGGCTTTATGTCCAGCCCCCGGGATCTGGAAAACCTGACCAACCGGCAATGGCGGATTTCTGTTGCTGCGGGCATTCGCGATGCGCTGCGGACCTGGGCACGGGAGGATGCGGCGCTGTCTCAATTGGTGCGGCAGTAGCCCCTGACAAGCCCTCGAGCAGCGGCAAAACATAGCCCAAGCGCTGCGTTTCACCCCAACTTGTTTTGACGCTCAAGGTGGGGGTGACTATAGAGTGGGCAGAACAAGACAAGGACGGCATTTGTGCTGAGGTTCATTCTATCGTTTTTCGGGGGCATCTTTACCCTGATCACCCTGGGAATTGCGGTCGCTGCGCTGAGCATCGGCTCGATTTTCTACATCTATGGCCGTGATCTGCCGAGCCATGAGGCGCTGGCCCAATACACGCCCCCGACCATCAGCCGGATCTATTCCGGTGAAGGGCGGATGATCGATGAATTTGCCAAAGAACGCCGTCTGTTCACCCCCGCCGAAGAAATCCCGGATCTGGTGAAATACGCCTTCATTTCGGCGGAAGATAAGAACTTCTACACCCACAAGGGCTATGATGCCCGCGGCATTGCCGCTGCAGCGGTGGAGGCGGTGCGTTCACGTGGTCAATCGGTGCGCGGTGCCTCGACCATCACCCAGCAGGTGATGAAGAACTTCCTCCTGGGGGGCGAACGCCGCATTGAGCGGAAGATCAAAGAGATCATCCTTGCGACCCGTGTGGAACAGACACTGAGCAAAGAGCAGATCCTTGAGCTCTACATGAATGAGATTTTCCTCGGCCAGAACTCCTACGGGGTGACGGCTGCGGCGCAGACCTATTTCAACAAGACGCTTGGCGAACTCAGCCCGCATGAGGCTGCGACACTGGCGTCGATGCCGAAAGCACCGGGCAAATTCCACCCCGTGCGCAACAAAGAGCGTGTGCTTGCGCGGCGGAACTTCGTGCTGAAAGAAATGTCGGAAAACGGCTACATCACCGAAGCGGCCTATCTGGCCCAGAAAGAGCTGCCGCTGCGTTCGGTTCAGAACGGCGATTTTGAAAGCTTCAAATCCGCCCTGCCGCCGCGGGATTACTTCACCGATGAGATCCGCCGCCAGCTGAGCCGTGATTTCGGGGAAGAACAGTTCTTTTCCGGCGGGATGACGGTGCGGGCCACTGTTGAGCCCGAGATGCAGATCAAAGCCGCCGAAGCGCTGCGCCGCGGGCTGGAGGATTATGACCGCAAACAAGGCGTCTGGCGTGGCACTGGTGTGACCATCCCCGCCGATCAGCTGGGCAGCGAAGCGGCCTGGCGCGCTGCGTTGGCTGATGCCGAGGTGCCGCGCGACATCACCCTGAACGGCAAATGGCATCCGGCCGTTGTGCTGCGTCAGGGCAACAATGATGTGCGCATTGGTATCGAAGGCGTGGATGAGGACGAGGACGGCCATTGGATCATCGGCAAAGATGTGACCTGGGCTGCCCCTCAGCTGGAGGATGGCAAGGTTGGCCGCAAGGCAAAAAACGCCCCTGATCTGCTGAACGTTGGCGATGTGGTTCTGGTCCGTGCCCTGACCAAGGATGATGACGGCAGCTTCGTGCGCTGGACCCTGCGCCAGGTGCCTGAAATCCAGGGTGGTTTCATGGCGATGGACGTCAACACCGGCCGTGTGATCGCGATGCAGGGCGGCTTCAGCTACCAGCATTCGGTGTTTAACCGCACCACCCAGGCGCAGCGTCAGCCAGGCTCGTCCTTCAAACCCTTCGTTTATGCGGCTGCGCTGGACAGTGGTTATTCACCGGCAACCATCGTGATCGACGCCCCGATTGAGGTGAACACCCCGCAGGGGCTGTGGCGCCCCAAGAACTCGTCCAACAAATTCTACGGCCCCACACCGCTGCGCACCGGCATTGAGCAATCGCGAAACCTGATGACCATCCGTCTGGCGCAAGAGGTCGGCATGGACGTGATCGCCAACTATGCCGAACGTTTTGGCGTTTATGACGATATGGGGCAGTTCCTGGCGAACTCACTGGGGGCGGATGAAACCACGCTTTACAAAATGGTGGCGGCCTATGCGATGTTTGCCAATGGCGGGGAGCGGGTTGAGCCGACGCTGGTGGACCGTATTCAGGACCGCTATGGCCAGACCATCTACCGTCACGATCAGCGTGATTGTGTGGAATGTGAACTGGCTGAACTGCCTGCAGATCAAAGCCCGCGCATCGTCAGCAACCGGGCCCGCGTGATGGATGAAACCACCGCGTATCAGCTGACCTCGATGATGAAAGGTGTGGTTGACCGCGGCACCGCGACCAACATTCGTGTTGGGGTGCCGATTGCGGGCAAAACCGGCACCACCAATGACTCACGCGATGTCTGGTTTGTCGGCTTTTCCTCCAACATCGTGGCCGGCTGCTACATGGGCCATGACAACCCGCGCCCGCTGGGCCGCGGCGCTTATGGCGGCACCATGTGTGGCCCGGTCTTTGCCGAGTTCATGAAAGAAGCGGTGCAGCGGTATGGCGGCGGCGCCTTTGAGGTGCCTGAGGGCGGCCGTTTCATCAAGATCGACCGCTATACTGGTGAGCGCCTGCCTGATGAAGCCAGCGGTGAGGCCGTTGTGGCCGAATACTTTCGCGATGGGGAGGAGCCGCTCTTTGGGATCACCTTTGACGGTGGTTTTGCCATGGGCGCAAACCTGCCCCTGTTCGAAGAGGTGCAGGAGGTCGGCCAGGAGGTCACCACCTCAACCGGGCGGACAACGGTGGTTGGGCCCAAGGCCAGCTTCGGTTCGGTCTCCTCAGGTGGCCTGTACTAGCGCACATGTGTGTCTGAAAATTCGAAGCACCCTGCGTCAGCGCGCAGGGTGTTTTTGTTTGCGCAGATCACACCCTCTAGGCGGGCAGACATAAATCGGCGATGCTGCGGGGGCGTTTGAACAGGATGGACCAACCCCCATGACCGATTTCCTTTTGCTTGCATTTACCTTTCTTGTGGCCGGGGTGGCCGCGGTGCCGATCGCCTCAAAACTGGGGTTAGGATCGGTGCTGGGCTATCTGATCGCGGGGATTGCGATCAGCCCGGTTCTGGCGATCCTTGGGGTTGATGTGATTGCCATCCAGCACTTCGCCGAATTTGGCGTGGTCATGATGCTGTTCCTCGTCGGGCTGGAGTTGGAGCCCAAGGTTCTGTGGCAGATGCGGGCCCGTCTGTTGGGCCTTGGCGGCGGGCAGGTGGGGCTGACCACGGTTGCGGTTGCGGCTGTCGCCTACCTTATGGGGCAGCCGTTTAACGTGGCTTTGGCCATCGGTCTGGTGCTGGCGCTTTCCTCCACCGCGATTGTCCTGCAGACGCTGAATGAAAAGGGGCTGATGAAATCCGACGGCGGGCAATCCAGTTTCTCCGTTCTGCTGACCCAGGACATCGCCGTGATCCCGATGTTGGCCTTCATCCCGCTGCTGGCGATGCCGGATCTGGTGAATATGGCGCCGGGTCTGGAAGGTGCGGGCAGTTCGGGCCATGCCGGTGGTGACAGCGGCGGCTTTAGCCTAGTGGCTGGCCTGCCGGGTTGGCAGGTCACGTTGATCACACTTGGCGCCATTGCCTTTGTTGTGGTCGGGGGCATTTCGCTCACCTCACCGATTTTCCGCTTCATCTCAGCCGCGAACCTGCGCGAGTTGTTCACCGCTGCGGCGCTGATGATGGTGGTGGGCATTGCCCTATTGATGACCCTTGTTGGTCTGTCGCCGGCGCTTGGCACCTTCCTGGCCGGTGTTGTTTTGGCGAACTCAGAATATCGCCATGAGTTGGAAAGTGACATTGACCCCTTCAAGGGCCTGCTGCTGGGGCTGTTTTTCATGACGGTGGGGGCGGGGATCAACTTTGGCCTGCTGTTTGACAACATCCTGACCATTCTGGCGCTGACTCTTGGCCTGATTGCGTTGAAGGCCGCAATCCTGCTGCTGCTGGCCCGTCTGTTCAAGCTGGAAGGCAGCGATAAATGGCTGTTTGCGCTTGGCCTTGCGCAGGCGGGTGAATTTGGCTTCGTGCTGCTGTCCTTCACCGTGGCCAATGCGGTGATCCCGGCGGCGATTGCGGATCAGCTGCTGCTGGTAGTGGCGCTGTCGATGCTGCTGACGCCGGCGCTGTTTATCCTCTATGATCGTGTCTTTGCCGCGATCGGGGTTGAGGATCAGGAACGTGAAGCGGATGAGATGCCCGATGGCGCCAAGATCATCATCGCAGGCGCCGGCCGCATCGGTGGGCTGGTCAACCGGATCGCCGAGGCCGCGGGCTATCAGCCCACGGTGATTGACTACAGCTCCAAACGGTTGGAGATCCTGAAAAAATTCGGCGTGAAACACTACTACGGCGATGCCACCCGGCCGGATCTGTTGCACGCCGCAGGCATCCAAGAGGCCAAGGTGCTGGTCATCGCCATTGATGACCGCGAAAAGATCAGCGAGCTGACCCATTACGTCAGCAAAAACTACCCGCATGTGCATATCGTGACCCGTGCAGTGGACCGGGATCATGTCTATGACCTCTGGGCGCATGGCAGCCGCGACATCATCCGCGAAACCTACGACAGTTCCCTGCGCATGGGGCGCAGCCTGTTCGAGGCCTTGGGCATTGACCGCCCTATCGCGGAAGAAATGCTTGAGGTCTTCAATGAAACGGACCGCCGGGCGATGCTGGCTGTTGCGGATGCCCATAAGGTTGGTGTGGCGAGCCATGAAAACGATGAATACGTCGAAAGGGTGCGCTCCATGCTGGATGAATGGCAGACCCAGCTGCAGGCCGATATTGAGGTGGTGCGCCAAGGCGGGCCGCGCCCTGACCGGTCGGCTGACGGCTAGGGCTGAAGGGCAGACTTTTCCCAAAGGGCGGCGGCATGATGCGGCCGCCCTTGAACCATGGGGCCTGCGGTTTACCATTCCCAGCACTCACCAGCGAAGGACTGAGACCGTTTTGAAAACACCCCTGCGTTCCGCCCTGACCCTTTCATTGGCTGCGTTGATCACTGCGGCGTTTGTCCCCCACGGCAGGGCCGAGATGCGGCCGATCTTTGATGCCCATATCCACTACAGTCATGATGCGGTGGAGCGTGTGCCGCCAGAACAGATCGCCAAGATCCTGCGTGAGGCCGGCGTGAAAAAGGCGCTGGTTTCCAGCTCTGATGACAACGGCACGCAACTGCTGCTGGCCGCCGCGCCTGATATCGTTGTGCCTGCTCTACGGCCTTATAGCCGGCGGGGGGCGATTGGCACCTGGATGCATGATGCCTCGGTCATCGACTATCTGCAGCGCAACCTGGCCCAGAATGACTATGCCGCGATTGGGGAGTTTCATGCCTATGGCGACGATATCAAGACCGAGGTGATCCAGGCGCTGATCGCCATGGCCAAGGAACGGAACCTGCTGCTGCATCATCACGGTGACCGCGCCGCGCTGGATCTGATTTTTGCCACATGGCCTGAGGCGCGGGTGCTTTGGGCGCATTCGGGGTTTGATGATCCGGCAGATGTTGTTGAAGCACTGGACACCTATCCGCGGCTTTGGGCGGATCTGGCCTATCGCTCTGACATGGCCGTCGGCGGGCAGGTCACAGCAGACTGGCGTGCCGCCTTTGAGGCGCATCCGGATCGGTTCATGGTGGGCACGGACACCTTCGCGCCTGAACGCTGGTACTACGTGGGGCCGCATGCTGACTTTACCCGCGGCTGGCTGGCCGATCTGCCGGACGGCATTGCGGACCAGATCGCCTATGACAATGCGGCGCGGATGTTGGCGGCTAAATGAGGGCCAAATGAGAGGATGCGTTTTTGCTGTTCTAGCCGTAGCGTTGCCATCGGCGCCAGCCTTGGCCTGCGACGGGGAGGTGATGCAAAGCAGTACGGCAAAGGCACCGGAGGCCAGAATTCAATTTGAGCCGCCCCAGATCTCACAACCCTTTGTGGTGCGCGTGGCCCTATTTGACGGCGGGCAGGTGCTGACGGTTGATGCCATCATGCCGGCCCATCAACATGGGATGCTCTATCGTCCGAGTATGAGCACCCCGGAGCAAGGTCGCTATACGGTAGAGAACCTTGTGTTTCACATGCCGGGCCTCTGGCACATTCAGGTGCAGGCTGAGGTGGACGCGCGCCGCATCGATTATGTCTATGAGACCGTGGTGCAATGATCCGCCGGGGGCTGCGTGTTCTGCTTGCCGCTGCGGGGCTCTGGGGCAGCCTGCCTGCTTTGGCATTGGCCGAGGTGATCCTGAGCGATGCGGAGATTGCCCGGCTCAGCGCCTTCGGTCCCTGGCCGCCGGTGGCGGAGCCTGACCCCAGCAACCGCTTTTCCAGCGATCCACAGGCCATCGCGCTAGGGCAGGCGCTGTTCAATGATCCGATCCTGTCCTCAGATGGGCTGTTGTCCTGCGCCAGCTGCCACGATCCTGAGGGTGGTTTCACCCGGCCTGTCGCGCGCGGCATGGGGCGGGTTCTGCTGGACCGCAACATCCCCACGGTGCGCGATCTGGCGGGGTTGCGCTGGTTTGGCTGGGGTGGGCGCAGTGATGCGCTGTGGGCGGCCAGCCTGCATCCGATTGTGGATCCCACCGAAATGGCCCATGCGCCTGAGGCGTTGAAGGTGAGCCTGCTAAACTCCCCCTATGCCGAGTGGCTGGAACAGCTGCTGGGTCCCTTGCAGGGCCATACGGGGGAGGCGGTGTTGGTCAATATCGCCAAGTTGCTGGCGGCCTATCAGGAAACGCTGGTCAGCGCGCCAACCCCGTTTGATCAGTTCCGTCTTGACCTGCTGCAGGGGCAGGCGGTCAGTTACCCCTTGGCCGCGCAGCGGGGATTGCAGATCTTTCTGGGCCGCGGGAACTGCAGTTTCTGCCATGTTGGTCCACGTTTCACCAACAATGAATTTCACGACGCCGGGGTGCCCTATTTCCTGTCTGCAACCCGGGTTGATCCGGGCCGCCATCAAGGGCTGCAACGGCTGCTGTCTAGCCCCTACACGCTGGACAGCCAGTGGAGTGATGATCCGGCCCGCACCGGCGCCTGGGCGCTGCGGTCGGTGCGCCAGCGCCACAGTGATTTCGGCAGTTTTCGCACACCAACTTTGCGCGGCCTGACCGATACTGCGCCCTATATGCATGACGGCAGCCTGCCCACACTGGAGGCCGTGGTGCGTCATTACAGTGAGATCAACACCGAGCGCCTGCATGCAGATGGTGAGGCGATCCTTGCGCCTTTTCACCTGTCAGAGCGGGAGGTGGCGGATCTGGTTGCCTTCCTTCAAACGCTCAGCGTGCCTGACGGGTAAGGATTTGAGTATTTAAGGAACATTGAAAAGGCCATAGCCAAAGATGCGGCGCTTGCCCCTGCTGCGCCACCTTGCTATCACGCAGCACTGACAAGAGATAAGCAGGATTGCCCCATGCGCGCCGAAGTTCAGAACATCGTTTCCGAGATTGAAAAGTCCCTGGCGCTGCTGCGTCAGCGGATGGATTATGAGACGGCGCAATTCCGCATGGAAGAGTTCAACGCCCGGGTTGAAGACCCGACGCTGTGGGACGATCCGGAAAACGCCCAGAAACTGATGCGCGAGCGTCAGACCCTGCTGGATGCGATCAAAACCCATGACGATATGCAGCAAGAGGTTGCCGATAACATCGAGCTGATCGAACTGGGTGAGATGGAAGAAGATGATGAGGTGATCGCTGACGCCGAAGCCGCGTTGAAGGCGCTGGTCGCCAAGGCGGCTGAGAAAGAGCTGGAAGCGCTTCTCAATGGGGAAGCAGACAGCAACGATACCTTCCTTGAGATCAACTCGGGCGCGGGCGGCACGGAAAGCTGCGACTGGGCCTCGATGCTGGCGCGGATGTATGTCCGCTGGGCGGAGAAGAAGGGCTATAAGGTTGAACTGCAGTCGATGACCGCGGGCGAAGAGGCGGGCATCAAATCCGCCGCTTATAAGATCACCGGCCACAACGCCTATGGTTGGCTGAAGTCGGAATCGGGTGTGCACCGTCTGGTGCGGATCTCACCCTATGACTCGGCTGCGAAACGGCACACCTCGTTCAGCTCGGTCTGGGTCTACCCGGTGGTGGATGACAATATTGAGATTGAGGTGAACCCGTCCGATATCCGGATCGACACCTATCGTTCCTCTGGCGCCGGTGGTCAGCACGTGAACACCACAGACTCGGCCGTTCGGATCACCCACATTCCCACCGGTGTGGTCACCACCAGTTCGGAAAAATCGCAGCACCAGAACCGTGACATCGCCATGAAAGCGCTGAAATCGCGGCTGTATCAGATGGAATTGGACCGCCGCAACGCCGCCATCAACGAGGCGCATGAGAACAAAGGGGATGCCGGCTGGGGCAACCAGATCCGCTCCTACGTTCTGCAGCCCTATCAGATGGTGAAGGACCTGCGCACCAGCCATGAGACATCGGACACCAAAGGGGTGCTGGACGGTGATCTGGATGGGTTCATGGCCGCCACACTGGCGATGGATGTGTCCGGCAAAAGCCGCTCGGAAGCGCAGGCAGACGATTGATCTGACCGTCAGTCAACGTGAATGGTTGAGATGACAAAGGCGGGTTCAGTGACCCGCCCTTTTTTGATGTGGTGTCTTGTGGTTAGCGCCGGAACCTCACATGGTTTGATGGCCCCTGTGACCCAAGAAATCGGATCGATAAGATGATTTTGGAAATCCGCCACTACACATTAAAACCCGGCAAGCGGGAAGAGTTCATCGCCTATTTTGAAACCCGCAACCGCGAAGCCCTGCGCGAGGCTGGGATGCTGGTCTGGGGACCGGTGCGCGATGTGGAACATCCTGACAAGGTGCATTGGATGCGGGCCTTTGCTGACGAAGCTGCGCGGGAGCGGCTGAAAGAGGCGTTTTACAACGGTCCCGTGTGGTTGGAGGAGGTCGAAGCAAAGGCCATGCCGCTGATCGCGCATTATCAGGCGGATGTGGTCGAAACCACCGCTGGATTTGAGAATTTCGCAGGCGCCCCGACGCTCTGATGCTAAGAGTTTGGCGGCGTTTGGTCGTTGTCCATTAGGATAGCGTGCCGATAAAAGATTGTCTCCCAACGCTTTATCGGCAATCCTCATATTCGAGCGGAGGAAGGTGATGGATATTCTCGACTGCGACGCGCTGGAACTTTCGGCGCTGCTGGAGGCAAGAGACCTCAGCGCGGTCGAACTGATGCGCGCCACGCTGGAGCGGATCACCGCCATCAATGATGATGTAAATGCCATTGTTGCCCTGCGCGATGGCGACCGGCTTTTGGATGAGGCGCGCGCCATTGATCAGACCGAGCGGCGCGGATGGCTGCACGGGATCCCTTTGGCGGTGAAGGATCTGGCCAATGTCGAAGGGCTGGTCACCTCGATGGGCTCCCCGATGCAGGCGCGCACCGTGGCGCCGCAGGACAGCGTGTTTGTGGAACGGATGCGCCGTGCCGGGGGACTGTTTATTGGCAAAACCAATGCACCTGAATTTGGCCTTGGCTCACATACCTTCAATGACGTCTATGGCGCCACCCGCAATCCCTATGATCTGACCCGGTCCTCCGGTGGATCCTCTGGCGGTGCGGCGGCGGCGTTGGCAACGCGCATGGTCAGCGTGTCGGATGGGTCTGACATGATGGGATCGCTGCGCAACCCGGCGGCCTGGAACAACGTCTATGGCTTCCGCCCCAGCTGGGGCCGGGTGCCGTCCGATCCCGATGGTGAGCTTTTCCATAACCAGCTGTCGACCAATGGGCCGATGGGCCGGTCCCCTGCCGATATTGCAGCCCTGCTGGAGGTGATGGGCGGCTGGGATATGCGCCAGCCTTACGGCCTGCTGCCGCAGATGTTTGTTGACCGCATCCGCACCAATGTGAACGGGCTGCGGATTGGCTGGCTGGCGGA
This genomic window contains:
- a CDS encoding M48 family metalloprotease, translating into MTGLVKVIMVAAVLVLQPIATLAATLLRDPDIEYALGRLAKPVLDAAGLSAGSIKVLVIKDPALNAFVVDNRHIFLHSGLILKMKSAAELQAVVAHEAAHIANGHLSRRPQNARAARSAAALGLALAVAAAAAGADPSAATGISLGSASSAERVFKGHTRAEESAADASAIRYMAAANIDPKAFLEVLNLFRGQELLSEHRQDPYARTHPLSRDRVRAVTALSSAVTKKPADSKTADYWFARAQGKLSAFLRAPSWTLRRAKDSASQDIKLMRQAVAYHRNSQTDKAISHINKAVATRPKDPYLQELRGQILLESLQLNAAVNAYSKAASLAPNNALILGGQGRALLLTKQPKTALRVLEKARQKDFRNSGVLRDMATAYAQLGQMGMASLLTAERYALLSQFDNALIHSKRAASLLPRGSAPWLRAQDVLSASEAQAKKKKRK
- a CDS encoding N-acetylmuramoyl-L-alanine amidase, translating into MSRLIKIWMVALWSMLAGMAQAQELSGLARVEVGRSQITDTRGGGIELRLGLTQGVPYRVYTLEAPERLVLDFREVDWRGVTQEALLNADAVEGLRFGGVRPGWSRMVVDLAGPLAIETVEMVLEDSTGAADLTVALSAVSAERFAEVSGAPYDPRWDLPPVSGMAKVTALPGEGPLRVMLDPGHGGIDPGAERDGYNEKELMLSFALELKETLLRSGGFEVMLTRDEDRFVSLERRVALAHEQGAHVFISLHADALAAGQAHGATVHLLSDSASDAASAKLAERHDRDDILSGVDLTGQDDVVADVLLDLARQETKPRAKRLAEAMVEGIRATGAPMNKRPLRHAGFSVLKAADIPSVLLEVGFMSSPRDLENLTNRQWRISVAAGIRDALRTWAREDAALSQLVRQ
- a CDS encoding pyridoxal phosphate-dependent aminotransferase — encoded protein: MRNSRRSEVDPFIVMDVMEAARAAEEAGRDIIHMEVGQPGTAAPAAARAALAQAMEQGSLGYTVALGLPELRKRIARMYGEWYNVDLDWNRVVITPGSSGAFLLTFTSLFDTGDRVGIGAPGYPSYRQILSALDLTPVDLQSSPANRLQPVPADFADQNLNGLMVASPANPSGTMLDRGAMQGLIDACQAGGVRFISDEIYHGIEYEAKAVTALELTDDCYVINSFSKYFSMTGWRCGWMVVPEDHVRVIERLAQNMFICSPHASQIVALHAMDCEEELEANMQVYRQNRQLMLEGLPKAGFTKIAPPDGAFFVYADVSDLTEDSRAFAAEILEQAGVAVTPGLDFDPVRGAGTLRFSYARETAQIEEGLLRLQRFMAGRSA
- a CDS encoding PBP1A family penicillin-binding protein translates to MLRFILSFFGGIFTLITLGIAVAALSIGSIFYIYGRDLPSHEALAQYTPPTISRIYSGEGRMIDEFAKERRLFTPAEEIPDLVKYAFISAEDKNFYTHKGYDARGIAAAAVEAVRSRGQSVRGASTITQQVMKNFLLGGERRIERKIKEIILATRVEQTLSKEQILELYMNEIFLGQNSYGVTAAAQTYFNKTLGELSPHEAATLASMPKAPGKFHPVRNKERVLARRNFVLKEMSENGYITEAAYLAQKELPLRSVQNGDFESFKSALPPRDYFTDEIRRQLSRDFGEEQFFSGGMTVRATVEPEMQIKAAEALRRGLEDYDRKQGVWRGTGVTIPADQLGSEAAWRAALADAEVPRDITLNGKWHPAVVLRQGNNDVRIGIEGVDEDEDGHWIIGKDVTWAAPQLEDGKVGRKAKNAPDLLNVGDVVLVRALTKDDDGSFVRWTLRQVPEIQGGFMAMDVNTGRVIAMQGGFSYQHSVFNRTTQAQRQPGSSFKPFVYAAALDSGYSPATIVIDAPIEVNTPQGLWRPKNSSNKFYGPTPLRTGIEQSRNLMTIRLAQEVGMDVIANYAERFGVYDDMGQFLANSLGADETTLYKMVAAYAMFANGGERVEPTLVDRIQDRYGQTIYRHDQRDCVECELAELPADQSPRIVSNRARVMDETTAYQLTSMMKGVVDRGTATNIRVGVPIAGKTGTTNDSRDVWFVGFSSNIVAGCYMGHDNPRPLGRGAYGGTMCGPVFAEFMKEAVQRYGGGAFEVPEGGRFIKIDRYTGERLPDEASGEAVVAEYFRDGEEPLFGITFDGGFAMGANLPLFEEVQEVGQEVTTSTGRTTVVGPKASFGSVSSGGLY